Proteins from a genomic interval of Danio rerio strain Tuebingen ecotype United States chromosome 4, GRCz12tu, whole genome shotgun sequence:
- the LOC108183307 gene encoding uncharacterized protein — translation MEQATFSVVTGNPCPRRSEQGCRPFVKGEPTLRGVASPSSNSGPALEEIRPGRRRSLRLARKRPLSYVLLATGRGCPPRRGRTGSSMAQCAALCVPSSLPNNPNPIQGEGTRLETDPDSTEVAQGSMAGRDNPSSACTAMAPPITYGPPVPSEWGNLPPSSRQGGSLGLARERANLNTLGLSPRVIATIQNARASSTRSLYDCKWRVFEEWCEERRLISYQCSVADILGFLQGLMDCGKSFSTIKVYLAAITACHVGFDGSTAGQHPLIRRFMKGARRSLPVTRRVVPEWDLSMVLDALTHHPFETLEAISLKHLSFKTALLLALASAKRVSDLLALSVHPSCIKFSLSGEKVSLRPNPAFMPKCFPNFSCEGVELSAFHPPPFSSTEDQRLNALCPVRALRAYINRTSSFRRSDQLFISWAPPNRGNPISKQRLSHWLVEAISLAYESKGVRPPGGLRAHSTRGMAASWALFRGVSLQDICAAASWASPHTFVRYYRLDVTQTPVAHSVLGVGSS, via the coding sequence ATGGAGCAGGCAACATTTTCTGTCGTTACGGGCAACCCATGTCCCAGGCGTTCTGAACAGGGGTGCAGACCTTTTGTCAAGGGGGAACCCACTCTACGGGGAGTGGCGTCTCCATCCTCAAATAGTGGGCCTGCTTTGGAAGAGATTCGGCCAGGCAGACGTCGATCTCTTCGCCTCGCGCGAAAACGCCCATTGTCCTATGTTCTTCTCGCTACAGGACGAGGATGCCCCCCTCGGCGTGGACGCACTGGCTCATCCATGGCCCAATGTGCTGCTCTATGCGTTCCCTCCTCTTTGCCTAATAACCCCAACCCTATTCAGGGTGAAGGAACAAGGCTTGAGACTGATCCTGATAGCACCGAGGTGGCCCAGGGCTCCATGGCTGGCAGAGATAATCCCTCTTCTGCATGCACAGCCATGGCCCCTCCCATTACGTACGGACCTCCTGTCCCAAGCGAATGGGGAAATCTACCACCCTCGTCCAGACAGGGTGGCTCTCTGGGCTTGGCCCGTGAAAGGGCAAACCTAAATACACTGGGGCTTTCTCCACGTGTTATTGCAACTATTCAGAACGCTAGAGCCTCCTCCACACGGTCCCTTTATGACTGCAAGTGGCGCGTGTTTGAGGAATGGTGTGAGGAGCGCAGACTGATTTCATATCAGTGCTCAGTCGCTGATATTTTGGGCTTTCTGCAAGGCCTTATGGACTGTGGAAAATCATTTTCTACAATCAAGGTCTATCTAGCAGCCATCACTGCATGTCATGTAGGGTTTGATGGCAGCACGGCTGGGCAACACCCTCTTATTCGTAGATTTATGAAGGGTGCCCGTCGTTCCCTTCCAGTCACTAGAAGAGTTGTTCCTGAGTGGGACCTCTCCATGGTGCTGGATGCTTTGACTCACCATCCTTTTGAGACCCTAGAGGCTATTTCTCTGAAGCATCTGTCTTTCAAGACAGCTCTGCTGCTGGCCTTGGCTTCAGCTAAACGTGTCAGTGATCTACTTGCACTCTCTGTTCACCCCTCGTGCATTAAATTCTCCCTCAGTGGAGAAAAAGTTTCTCTCAGGCCTAACCCGGCCTTTATGCCAAAATGCTTCCCTAATTTTTCTTGTGAGGGGGTAGAGCTTTCCGCTTTTCACCCTCCTCCATTCTCCTCCACGGAGGATCAGAGGCTTAATGCTTTATGTCCTGTTCGAGCTCTGCGGGCCTATATCAACAGGACCAGCTCTTTTAGAAGAAGTGACCAACTCTTCATTTCTTGGGCCCCCCCAAACAGGGGGAATCCCATTTCTAAACAACGCCTCTCTCATTGGCTTGTGGAAGCCATCTCTCTGGCATATGAATCTAAGGGAGTGCGGCCTCCAGGGGGCCTCAGAGCACATTCCACTAGAGGCATGGCTGCTTCTTGGGCTCTATTTAGAGGGGTTTCCTTGCAGGACATTTGTGCCGCTGCAAGCTGGGCTTCTCCACATACATTTGTCAGATACTACCGTCTTGATGTTACTCAGACTCCGGTAGCTCATTCTGTCTTAGGTGTGGGCTCTTCGTAG